The nucleotide window GGCACACACAGGCTGCCGCCCACTCAGACTTTATTCAAAGACCAGGGGGTACGGGtgcaggaaggggaggagggccTGGCGGGAGGCCCAAGGGGCAAGAAGCATGGCCACCGAGGCTCCAGCTTAACGGTATTTGGAGGTCAGCACGGTGCTCACAGAAGCCAGGAACTTGTCCAGGGAGGCGTGCACCGCAGGGGTGAACTCGGCGGGGTGGTGAGCGGCCAGAGTCACCAGCAGGCAGTGGCTCAGGAGCTGTGGAGAGAAGCGGGTCAGTGGGGCCCAGGGCCGGCAGCCGCCGCCTGCGCTGCACCTCCCGCAACCCGCGGGATGCTCTGCCCTGCGAGGAAGGCGCCATCTCGCCCCTCGACCCAGATCGCTCCCGGCCCGCCGCTCACCTTGAAGTTGACCGGGTCCACCCGAAGCTTGTGCGCGTGCAGGTCGCTCAGCGCGGACAGCGCGCTGGGCATGTCGTCCAAGTGCGCCACGGCAGTGGCCAGCGCGTCGGCCACCTTCTTGCCGTGGCCCTTCACCTGGGCAGAGCCGTGGCTCAGGTCGAAGTGGGGGAAGTAGGTCTTGGTGGTGGGGAAGGACAGGAACATCCTGCGGGGAGAAGCGCAGTGAGGGGTGGGGTTTGGGTCCGGGGCCAGGACGGTTGCGGGTGACCGGTGGGTCAAGCCGGGCGAGGAGCCGGGGTCGGAGCAGCGGAGGGAGCCTCACCTCTCCAGGGCCTCCGCACCATACTCGCCACCGTGCCCGCCGACCTTACCCCAGGCGGTCTTGACGTTGGTCTTGTCAGCAGGAGACAGCACCATGGTGGGTTCTTTCTGAGTCTGTGGGGACCAGAAG belongs to Piliocolobus tephrosceles isolate RC106 unplaced genomic scaffold, ASM277652v3 unscaffolded_37815, whole genome shotgun sequence and includes:
- the LOC113223029 gene encoding hemoglobin subunit alpha — protein: MVLSPADKTNVKTAWGKVGGHGGEYGAEALERMFLSFPTTKTYFPHFDLSHGSAQVKGHGKKVADALATAVAHLDDMPSALSALSDLHAHKLRVDPVNFKLLSHCLLVTLAAHHPAEFTPAVHASLDKFLASVSTVLTSKYR